The proteins below come from a single Triticum aestivum cultivar Chinese Spring chromosome 5D, IWGSC CS RefSeq v2.1, whole genome shotgun sequence genomic window:
- the LOC123125410 gene encoding uncharacterized protein, producing the protein MPSRPVVPARPPLLRAACLLCMSARQSRHLLDPLLRAVCVLNDALFCWMSMRSCYFSSPFLCGISRAAWRHAVAGTPSLSGSHNLCHLPLRPPVPLIALGLAERFFSSSSSKSKRPTKKSAAKKGAPTDSAAGGHPFYVVRKGHVIGIYKNLADCQAQVSNSVCDPSVTVYKGCSLRKETEEYLAKRGLKNALYSINAADARDELFDGLAPCPFQQPDGTATSSTPKRSQEKETGQHPKAAEQEPLPDSHLSCILEFDGACKGNPGKSGAGVIIRRPDGSVIAQLREGLGVATCNAAEYRALLLGLRYAANKGFKYVRAQGDSKLVCNQVQDLWRVRNDNMADLCKKAKELKRKFLQFQINHALRKFNADADAQANFAVELPVGEVQEQSNFPC; encoded by the coding sequence ATGCCCTCACGCCCAGTAGTCCCCGCTCGGCCTCCGCTCCTCCGCGCGGCCTGTCTCCTGTGCATGTCCGCTCGCCAAAGCCGCCACCTGCTTGACCCGCTCCTCCGCGCGGTCTGTGTCCTGAACGACGCCCTCTTTTGCTGGATGTCGATGAGGAGTTGCTATTTTTCTTCTCCTTTCCTCTGTGGGATCTCTAGAGCGGCGTGGAGGCACGCGGTGGCCGGCACTCCGAGCCTGAGCGGGAGCCACAACCTGTGCCACTTGCCCCTCCGGCCTCCCGTGCCGCTCATTGCTCTTGGCCTTGCCGAGcgcttcttctcttcctcctcatCCAAATCCAAGCGCCCCACCAAGAAATCTGCCGCAAAGAAGGGCGCGCCGACGGACTCTGCCGCCGGCGGCCACCCGTTCTATGTCGTCCGCAAGGGGCACGTCATCGGCATCTACAAGAACCTCGCCGACTGTCAAGCTCAAGTCAGCAATTCGGTCTGCGATCCTTCCGTGACCGTGTACAAAGGCTGCTCTCTGCGCAAAGAAACCGAGGAGTATCTCGCAAAGCGCGGGCTCAAGAATGCTCTGTATTCCATCAATGCAGCAGATGCAAGAGATGAGTTGTTTGATGGTCTGGCTCCCTGCCCTTTCCAGCAACCTGATGGAACTGCAACCTCTTCTACTCCGAAAAGGTCACAGGAGAAGGAAACAGGACAGCATCCCAAAGCCGCTGAACAGGAGCCATTACCTGATAGTCATCTGTCCTGCATTCTTGAATTCGATGGTGCTTGCAAAGGGAACCCTGGGAAATCAGGCGCCGGCGTGATAATAAGGCGACCGGACGGGTCCGTGATCGCTCAACTACGCGAGGGTTTGGGTGTTGCGACGTGTAACGCTGCTGAATATCGTGCATTGCTCCTGGGGTTGAGATATGCTGCCAACAAGGGATTCAAGTATGTCCGTGCTCAAGGCGATTCTAAGCTCGTCTGTAACCAGGTCCAGGATCTCTGGCGTGTTAGGAACGATAATATGGCAGACTTGTGCAAGAAAGCTAAGGAACTCAAGCGGAAGTTTCTTCAGTTTCAAATCAACCATGCTTTGAGGAAATTTAATGCAGATGCTGATGCCCAAGCTAACTTTGCTGTTGAACTTCCTGTTGGTGAAGTTCAAGAGCAGTCAAACTTCCCATGCTAG